The sequence ATTTTTACTATGAATAGTTCTGAGTCGACAAGTGCTTCAGCATCATAGGAAAATAAAGACATAGGCATTTTTAATATCTTAGACATTTAGGAGGTGTTTAACCTCCTAAAGAAACAGCCGCTTTACGATCTCTTAAAAGGATCATGTCTTTTAAAATGTTCACAGATTCTTCCATTTGTAAGTCGTTGCTTCCAAAAGGACGAAGAGCTTCTGAAGGATCTTTTACTTCTTCTAAGAAGATTTTATAGTTCTTATTTTCACTCAATCTCTGTCGACTGTTCTCAGTAAGCTGAGGTAGCATCTCTCTCCAAACAGTCTCTTCTTTCTGTAGATTCGGTATGTAGTATTTTTGAAACCAAGGACGCATGTGGGAATCTAGATCCCCTAAATTATCATTCATGACATTGTCACAACTATCCGAAGGTAGAGGGTGTTCTAAATAACGTTCTCCTAAAGGCTCTGCGAAATAGCGAGAAGCTACATGGATGTCGGAGCGTACACCACGAAGTTGTGTCGATTTCCCAGAAGGCGAATAGTATTTCCCCACAGTAACTTTAAAAAAGCCCTCCGTACCCGCATCTGCTGTAATCGTTTGATGTTGAATTGTGCCTTTCCCATAAGTTTGCTCATCACCAACAATGATAGCTAAACCATAATCTTGTAATGTTTGCGCAACAATTTCAGCTGCAGATGCAGAACTTTTCGAAACAAGAATGGTTAAGGGACCGTCATAGAATTTTTTCGGAGAAACCGTACGGTAACGCTTGATACTCCCATCTGCATAACGTGATACAACAACCACACCATTAGTCATAAATAAACCAGAGACTTTAATGGCTTGTGAGAGAAAACCTCCTGTGTTTTCTCGGATATCTAAAACTAAACCTAGAAGGTTCTTTTCCTGTAAGCTTTGAATTGCACGTTTTAGATCTTGTTCACTTGAAATCTGATTTTCCCCTTCGTAGAAAGAATGCAGCGTAATCTTCCCAATGATCCCATCACCATAAGCTTCATAAGAAACATCAACACGACGATCATCTAAACTGATTTTTTCGCGTTTTAACTTCACTGTACGATTTTGGTCTTTACTACGGACGTCTAAGATCACTTCAGAACCCTGAGAGCCTCTAAGACAATCTAACACAGCTCTAAAGGGAAGGTTATCTATGCTTCTACCATCAACACGATAAATCACATCATCAACATGCAATTCTCCTGTTTTTTCCGCAGGTCCCCCAGGAATAATCTCTTTTACAATCACCCCATCAATATCTTCTTTTAAGATAACGCCAATCCCACACATACCCTTTTCTAATTGAATACGCATGGCTAGAGCTTCTTCCTTACTAAAATACGTGGTGTGCGCATCTAAACTATGGGCCATAGCTTTCACTACACGAACATGGAAGTGATGGGATTCCTCTTCAGGTAACATAGGTTCCCCATAATCATTAATCCCTAAATAAGGATTCTCATATGCTTCAAGTTGACGTACACAGAGTTGGGTTAAAGAAGCTTCCTTCCCTAGGTACCTATCTTTGGAACTATCCGATAAATACACAGAAATATAAGAGAGGAGTAATGAACGCTGCCTCTCCTTTGCCTCTTCGATAGAGCGTGCCCAGTGGTTAGGTTTCTTTATAAGAGGATGGGAAGAAGCTTCCTTCACCAAAGCTTCAGGATTGGATAACCATTCAGCTCGCCATTGACGTGCTCGAACAATGCTTTCTTTAATTACACGATTCAAATTCTGATAAATAGAGAAATTGTTCGTTTTATAGTTTTTTAACAGGCGTTTTTTAATATCTGCAGAATAGATAAAATTATTTACCTCTTGTTCTGTAAGATAAGCTTTATGGGGATCAAAAGATTGAGAGTAACCTAGTAAGGAACGTACTAAAATATCCGAAGATATATCTTGAATATCAACATGATACTCAATCAGCTTATCAACAGTTTTTCGTATGTCTTCTTCATGAAGTAATTCAGATGCAAAAGAGAAACTAGGAAGGCATGTTAAAACAAGAGCGCAAAGACGTAGTATTTTTATCATTACAAATATCTTTGTTGATCGTGGATACTTGTAACATCGACATAAAATGCTCAGGCTTGAGCGAAGATTTTTGCTCCGAAGAAAAACTTATTCAGAATAAACAGGTTGGTAAGAAAAATATTCTTTCTTAAGATGCCGGGGATGGAGCGCATAAAAAATTTTTTATATCACAAAGCGCATTGATCAATAATATCCCTATTGCAATGAAAACTAGGAAAGAACCTATGATAAAATAGGCCCCTGAAAAGGGGAGTGTCGCTTGCGGTAGGAAACTTAATCCCGATAAAAGCAAAGCA is a genomic window of Chlamydia psittaci 6BC containing:
- a CDS encoding S41 family peptidase, with product MIKILRLCALVLTCLPSFSFASELLHEEDIRKTVDKLIEYHVDIQDISSDILVRSLLGYSQSFDPHKAYLTEQEVNNFIYSADIKKRLLKNYKTNNFSIYQNLNRVIKESIVRARQWRAEWLSNPEALVKEASSHPLIKKPNHWARSIEEAKERQRSLLLSYISVYLSDSSKDRYLGKEASLTQLCVRQLEAYENPYLGINDYGEPMLPEEESHHFHVRVVKAMAHSLDAHTTYFSKEEALAMRIQLEKGMCGIGVILKEDIDGVIVKEIIPGGPAEKTGELHVDDVIYRVDGRSIDNLPFRAVLDCLRGSQGSEVILDVRSKDQNRTVKLKREKISLDDRRVDVSYEAYGDGIIGKITLHSFYEGENQISSEQDLKRAIQSLQEKNLLGLVLDIRENTGGFLSQAIKVSGLFMTNGVVVVSRYADGSIKRYRTVSPKKFYDGPLTILVSKSSASAAEIVAQTLQDYGLAIIVGDEQTYGKGTIQHQTITADAGTEGFFKVTVGKYYSPSGKSTQLRGVRSDIHVASRYFAEPLGERYLEHPLPSDSCDNVMNDNLGDLDSHMRPWFQKYYIPNLQKEETVWREMLPQLTENSRQRLSENKNYKIFLEEVKDPSEALRPFGSNDLQMEESVNILKDMILLRDRKAAVSLGG